The Candidatus Koribacter versatilis Ellin345 genome has a segment encoding these proteins:
- a CDS encoding ABC transporter permease, protein MPDVRFAIRQLLRNKAFAITVVFTLALSIGANTAIFSVVNALLIRPLPYPQPERLGTIFGRVSGPGNAEDERSGVDGEKWELLRDNVPAVLAAVQSEFAAGANLKAGSAVQYVHAGRVSAHYFEVLGTTPRLGRTFTEDEDRDGGPQAAILSDGLWRSAFGADPRVIGTNILLKGEPSTIVGVMPPHFAMPQSADIFTPIRASRHGEGTGTNFTAIVRLRPGATWQQADTQINAAWADRINRFEKHNPGSHVSYYSVPLQQGQSADLRGPVVALMGAVAFILMIACANLAGLMLVRVARRTPEFATRLALGASRWDILRQLWTEGLVLAVAGGGAGVVLAFGALRALTTLLPPDLLPVQNIALDGRVLLFTALATIATSVLFGLLPALQTRRLDLRAAIAAGSSRSVSAGGHTRVRQALIAGEIALTVVLLAASGLLVRTLVYLETLPSGFDANNVMAARLSLDDARYHDPAKFRDLLSKSLASMRQIPGAESASVGLSLPYERGLNDGIKIADGKEAGQQPTATVIYVTPQYFETLRIPVLAGRTFTEADTADSQPVVIVNQSFARRYLNQPDATGRQLGADKPRIVVAVVADVAKAPGFDSDQPLNVEPTVYVPATQVPGVLIAVAHIWFQPSWIVRTSGPVTGLTEQMQHALASADPSLPFSGFYRMTDIRAEAVTMQRVEVTLLTTLAALALLLSAIGIFALVSNLVLQRTREIGIRIALGSTIHQAMLEIGRSGLISAACGLAAGLVLSAFALRITKSALYGVRIYDPVTLFGVLGILAIIALGATYLPTLRIARIHPAETLRAE, encoded by the coding sequence ATGCCCGATGTTCGCTTCGCCATCCGCCAGTTGCTGCGCAACAAAGCCTTCGCCATCACGGTGGTCTTCACGCTCGCGCTCTCGATCGGCGCCAATACCGCGATCTTCTCGGTCGTCAACGCGCTGCTCATCCGCCCGCTGCCGTACCCGCAGCCGGAGCGGCTGGGAACCATCTTCGGCCGCGTATCCGGCCCGGGCAACGCCGAGGACGAACGCTCCGGTGTGGACGGCGAAAAGTGGGAGCTCCTGCGCGACAACGTTCCCGCCGTGCTTGCGGCGGTGCAGAGCGAATTCGCGGCAGGGGCCAATCTCAAGGCCGGATCGGCGGTGCAATATGTCCACGCCGGCCGCGTCTCCGCGCACTATTTCGAAGTGCTGGGCACCACGCCACGCCTGGGCCGCACCTTTACCGAAGACGAGGATCGCGATGGCGGACCCCAGGCTGCGATCCTCAGCGACGGTCTTTGGCGCAGTGCGTTCGGCGCCGATCCCCGCGTCATCGGCACCAACATCCTCCTCAAGGGCGAACCGTCCACGATCGTCGGGGTAATGCCGCCGCACTTCGCCATGCCCCAGTCGGCGGACATCTTCACGCCAATCCGTGCCTCGCGCCATGGCGAGGGCACCGGCACCAACTTCACCGCGATCGTGCGCCTTCGTCCAGGCGCCACCTGGCAGCAAGCCGACACGCAAATCAATGCTGCATGGGCTGATCGTATCAACCGCTTCGAGAAGCACAATCCCGGCTCGCACGTCTCGTACTACAGCGTGCCGCTACAACAAGGCCAAAGCGCCGATCTCCGCGGACCGGTCGTAGCGCTAATGGGCGCCGTGGCTTTCATCCTGATGATCGCCTGCGCGAACCTTGCCGGGCTGATGCTCGTCCGCGTCGCGCGCCGCACACCTGAGTTCGCCACCCGTCTCGCACTCGGCGCGTCGCGGTGGGACATCCTGCGCCAGCTTTGGACCGAAGGCCTGGTGCTTGCCGTCGCCGGTGGCGGCGCGGGCGTTGTGCTGGCGTTCGGCGCTCTCCGCGCGTTGACCACGCTGCTTCCGCCAGACCTGCTGCCGGTGCAGAACATCGCGCTCGATGGCCGCGTGCTGCTCTTTACCGCGCTTGCCACCATCGCCACCAGCGTGCTCTTCGGGCTGCTGCCCGCGCTGCAAACGCGACGCCTCGATCTTCGCGCCGCCATCGCCGCCGGATCCAGCCGCAGCGTCTCTGCCGGCGGACACACCCGCGTTCGTCAGGCATTGATCGCCGGCGAAATCGCACTCACGGTCGTGTTGCTCGCCGCTTCCGGCCTGCTCGTGCGTACCCTTGTCTATCTCGAAACGCTGCCGTCCGGCTTCGACGCAAACAACGTGATGGCCGCGCGTCTCTCCCTCGATGACGCGCGCTATCACGATCCTGCAAAGTTTCGAGATCTATTAAGCAAGAGCCTGGCATCGATGCGACAGATTCCCGGCGCCGAATCCGCCTCCGTCGGCCTAAGCCTGCCCTACGAGCGCGGTCTGAATGACGGCATCAAGATCGCCGACGGCAAAGAAGCCGGCCAGCAACCGACGGCCACCGTCATCTACGTCACCCCGCAATATTTCGAGACTTTGCGCATTCCCGTGCTCGCGGGCCGCACCTTTACCGAAGCCGACACCGCCGACAGCCAGCCCGTCGTCATCGTGAACCAGTCCTTCGCGCGTCGGTATCTCAACCAGCCCGACGCCACCGGCCGCCAGCTCGGCGCCGATAAACCACGCATCGTCGTCGCGGTCGTAGCCGATGTCGCCAAAGCTCCCGGCTTCGATTCCGATCAGCCTCTGAATGTCGAGCCGACGGTATACGTTCCCGCTACCCAGGTGCCGGGCGTACTGATCGCCGTCGCTCACATCTGGTTCCAGCCCAGTTGGATCGTCCGCACCAGCGGCCCCGTGACCGGCCTTACCGAGCAGATGCAGCACGCGCTGGCCTCCGCCGATCCTTCGCTGCCCTTCTCCGGTTTCTATCGCATGACTGACATCCGCGCAGAAGCCGTCACTATGCAGCGCGTGGAAGTCACGCTGCTCACTACTCTGGCAGCGCTCGCGCTCTTGCTCTCGGCGATCGGAATCTTCGCTCTCGTCTCGAACCTCGTGCTGCAGCGCACGCGCGAAATCGGCATTCGCATCGCGCTCGGCTCCACCATCCACCAGGCCATGCTCGAGATCGGCCGCTCCGGACTCATCTCCGCAGCGTGCGGACTCGCCGCCGGCCTCGTTCTCTCCGCTTTCGCGTTGCGCATTACCAAGAGCGCTCTCTACGGCGTGCGCATCTACGATCCGGTGACGTTGTTCGGCGTGCTGGGAATCCTCGCGATCATCGCGCTCGGCGCGACGTATCTTCCGACGCTGCGTATCGCGCGCATTCATCCGGCGGAAACATTGCGCGCCGAATAG
- a CDS encoding SPL family radical SAM protein, with translation MSALPKFDAPPLLAYEPRSAGPISPTLVGIAKLAAEGESIRLGHEVEYLTLPARSLLNRCSTPRMPFTWTINPYRGCEFACKYCYARYTHEFMELRDNTEFERKIFVKQQASNLLRRDLRKVKPGEEIAIGTATDPYQPAERRYEVTRGILEEFALHRGFHIGVITKSQLILRDLELLRRVAENNHVSVNLTITTLDAKLARILEPRAPRPDLRLNAIKLLNEAGIPCGVSCAPVLPGITDSAKDLDALVAAAHAHGARSIFANPLFLKPCSASVFMPFLEKEFPHLAENYRKRYGKNAFVPDAYRKRIQQLMSSLKRKHGFAAHRVQFEDRRPIVADEPAQMGLFG, from the coding sequence ATGTCCGCTCTGCCTAAATTCGACGCACCTCCGTTGCTGGCCTATGAACCGCGCAGCGCCGGGCCGATCTCGCCCACGCTCGTCGGCATCGCCAAGCTGGCCGCGGAAGGCGAAAGCATTCGCCTCGGCCACGAGGTCGAGTACCTTACCCTGCCCGCGCGCTCGTTGCTCAACCGCTGCAGCACGCCGCGCATGCCCTTCACCTGGACGATCAATCCATATCGCGGCTGCGAGTTCGCCTGCAAATACTGCTACGCGCGCTACACCCACGAGTTCATGGAGCTGCGCGACAACACCGAGTTCGAGCGCAAGATCTTCGTCAAGCAGCAGGCCTCGAACCTGCTCCGCCGCGACCTGCGCAAAGTCAAGCCCGGCGAAGAGATCGCCATCGGCACCGCCACCGATCCGTATCAGCCCGCCGAGCGTCGCTATGAAGTCACGCGCGGCATCCTCGAAGAATTCGCGCTCCACCGCGGCTTTCACATCGGCGTCATTACCAAGTCGCAACTCATCCTGCGCGACCTCGAACTGCTGCGCCGCGTTGCCGAAAACAACCACGTCTCGGTGAACCTGACCATCACCACCCTCGACGCGAAACTCGCGCGCATCCTCGAACCACGGGCGCCACGCCCCGACCTGCGGCTCAACGCGATCAAGTTGCTCAACGAAGCCGGTATTCCGTGTGGCGTCTCGTGCGCGCCGGTGCTGCCCGGCATCACCGACAGCGCCAAGGATCTCGACGCCCTTGTCGCCGCCGCCCATGCCCACGGCGCGCGTTCCATCTTCGCCAACCCGCTTTTCCTGAAGCCATGCTCCGCTAGTGTCTTCATGCCGTTTCTCGAAAAGGAATTCCCGCATCTCGCGGAGAACTATCGCAAGCGCTACGGCAAAAACGCCTTTGTGCCCGACGCCTACCGCAAACGGATCCAGCAGTTGATGTCGTCACTCAAGCGCAAGCACGGCTTCGCGGCGCACCGGGTGCAATTCGAAGACCGTCGTCCCATAGTCGCGGACGAACCTGCGCAAATGGGGCTGTTTGGCTAG